The Limanda limanda chromosome 13, fLimLim1.1, whole genome shotgun sequence genome has a window encoding:
- the napgb gene encoding N-ethylmaleimide-sensitive factor attachment protein, gamma b, whose product MAAQKINEAHEHMAKAEKCLKTSMTKWKPDFDSAASEYAKAAVCFKNAKQYDLAKDAYLKEAEYHTENKTLFHAAKAIEQAGMMLKEQKKMPEAIEYIEKACMMYMENGTPDTAAMALDRAGKLIEPLNLEKAVDLYQKAAGVFENEDRLRQAVELLGKASRLLVRLRRLDDAAVAIQKEKNMYKEIENFPMCFKKTTAQVLIHLHRVDYVAADKCVRESYSLPGYSGSEDCLAMETLLQGYDEQDEDQVYRVCNSPLLKYMDNDYAKLAISLRVPGGGGKKKKAAAAPQGGASGAPAAEDEDDYEGGLC is encoded by the exons ATGGCCGCGCAGAAGATCAACGAAGCCCACGAACACATGGCCAAGGCGGAGAAGTG CTTAAAGACGAGCATGACGAAGTGGAAGCCGGATTTCGACAGCGCTGCGTCAGAATACGCCAAAGCAG ctgtgTGCTTCAAGAACGCCAAACAGTACGATCTAGCCAAGGATGCGTACCTGAAGGAGGCGGAGTACCACACAGAAAACAAGAC CCTCTTCCACGCTGCAAA ggcGATTGAGCAGGCTGGTATGATGTTGAAG GAACAAAAGAAGATGCCTGAGGCCATTGAGTACATAGAGAAAGCCTGTATGATGTACATGGAGAACGGGACCCCGGACACGGCTGCCATGGCTCTGGACAGAGCGGGAAA ACTGATCGAGCCTCTAAACTTGGAGAAAGCTGTGGACCTGTACCAGAAGGCAGCCGGTGTGTTTGAG AATGAAGACCGTCTGCGTcaggctgtggagctgctgggaAAAGCCTCTAGACTTCTGGTCCGGTTAAGAAG GTTGGATGATGCAGCCGTCGCTATccagaaagagaagaacatGTACAAAGAGATTGAAAACTTCCCCATGTGCTTCAAG AAAACAACTGCCCAAGTGCTGATTCATCTTCACCGAGTGGACTACGTAGCTGCTGATAAATGCGTCAGAGAAAGTTACAG TCTGCCTGGCTACAGTGGAAGTGAAGACTGCCTCGCCATGGAGACGCTACTGCAGGGCTACGACGAGCAGGACGAGGACCAGGTGTACCGCGTGTGCAACTCACCTCTACTGAAATACATGGACAATGAC TACGCCAAGCTGGCCATTTCCCTGAGGGtacccggaggaggaggaaagaagaagaaggctgCGGCTGCTCCACAGGGTGGCGCTAGCGGGGCGCCGGCCGCCGAGGATGAGGACGATTACGAGGGCGGTCTGTGTTAG